One Azoarcus sp. DN11 DNA segment encodes these proteins:
- a CDS encoding TIGR03759 family integrating conjugative element protein, which yields MKQYGTVTLLTVALLTGSTPVAVAQHTATSDTVPGRERPVVTVHSDELLGRDWGLSAEDWARYRELMQGPLGVYSPNLDPLTALGIEARSDEERNRYAELQVQAESRRVNKTLAYQRAYDAAWKRLYPGQLRVNLQGAQVPSAGNKGSGRLAVFVKADCAPCDQRVRQLQAAGTAFDIYMVGSRQDDARIRQWATLAGIDPARVRARTITLNHDAGRWLSLGMPGELPAVVREVNGQWQRQ from the coding sequence GTGAAGCAGTACGGGACCGTCACCCTCTTGACCGTCGCGCTTCTCACTGGCTCGACCCCGGTCGCGGTTGCCCAGCACACCGCCACGTCGGACACCGTCCCCGGCCGCGAGCGGCCGGTGGTGACCGTCCATAGTGACGAGCTGTTGGGCCGCGACTGGGGGCTGAGTGCCGAAGACTGGGCGCGCTACCGGGAGCTGATGCAGGGACCACTCGGCGTCTATTCCCCCAACCTCGACCCGCTCACGGCCCTGGGCATCGAGGCGCGCAGCGACGAGGAGCGCAACCGCTACGCGGAGCTGCAGGTGCAGGCCGAGTCGCGGCGCGTGAACAAGACGCTGGCCTACCAGCGGGCCTACGACGCGGCCTGGAAGCGACTCTATCCGGGCCAGTTGCGCGTCAACCTGCAGGGCGCACAGGTGCCCAGCGCCGGGAACAAGGGCTCGGGCCGCCTGGCCGTCTTCGTCAAGGCCGACTGCGCGCCGTGCGACCAGCGCGTGCGCCAGTTGCAGGCGGCGGGCACGGCCTTCGATATCTACATGGTCGGCAGCCGCCAGGACGATGCGCGCATTCGCCAGTGGGCGACCCTGGCCGGCATCGACCCGGCCCGGGTGCGCGCACGCACGATCACGCTCAACCACGATGCCGGGCGCTGGCTGTCCCTCGGCATGCCCGGCGAGTTGCCGGCCGTGGTGCGCGAGGTGAACGGCCAATGGCAGCGGCAGTAA
- a CDS encoding integration host factor subunit beta produces MTKSELIDRLAQRFPQFVARDAEEAVKVIFGAMTDALTHGGRIEIRGFGSFSLNYRPPRVGRNPKSGETVHVPGKYVPHFKSGKELRDRVDVAPVPAAVRKKAA; encoded by the coding sequence ATGACGAAATCAGAACTCATCGACCGTCTCGCACAGCGCTTCCCGCAGTTTGTCGCACGGGATGCGGAAGAGGCGGTGAAGGTGATCTTCGGCGCCATGACCGATGCGCTCACCCATGGCGGCCGAATCGAGATTCGCGGCTTCGGCAGCTTTTCGCTGAACTACCGGCCGCCACGCGTAGGCCGCAACCCGAAGTCCGGCGAGACGGTGCATGTCCCCGGGAAATACGTGCCGCATTTCAAGTCGGGCAAGGAGTTGCGGGACCGAGTGGATGTTGCCCCCGTGCCGGCAGCCGTCCGCAAGAAAGCCGCCTGA
- a CDS encoding DEAD/DEAH box helicase, protein MSVDLETVPETAAQGDLLEAAASPLTLSLQDFVSEFGDELLDSLNRANPPVYTGQPRAHRQIVLASLKRKLFQAQADVVHAVSELLVDRGERAAIVNGEMGCGKTTVGIATAAVLNAEGYRRTLVLSPPHLVYKWRREIQETVAGAKVWVLNGPDTLLKLIKLREQLGVPAWGQEFFVLGRVRMRMGFHWKPVFTRHRTRHGDVAACPDCGHVITDLDGEPVNPVELEAEEYRRKCSHCAAPLWTLIRPRSLSAGDQSSAVLKALKRIPTIGEVTAQKLMQKFGDAFLASMLGDNIHEFINLMDDRGELVFSDRQAHRMERAMANMEFGFGEGGYQPSEYIKRYLPQGTFDLLIADEAHEYKNGGSAQGQAMGVLAAKSRKTLLLTGTLMGGYGDDLFHLLFRALPGRIIEDGYRPTKSGSMTSAAMAFMRDHGVLKDIYSESTGTAHKTAKGTKVSVRTVKAPGFGPKGVLRCVLPFTVFLKLKDIGGNVLPPYDEEFREVAMDTAQAAAYRDLAGRLTQELKQALAKRDTTLLGVVLNVLLAWPDCCFRSETVVHPRTRHTLAFVPAQFNELEVMPKERELIEICKQEKAAGRKTLVYSVYTGTRDTTSRLKVLLEQEGFKVAVLRASVDASRREDWIAEQLDRGIDVLITNPELVKTGLDLLEFPTIVFMQSGYNVYSLQQAARRSWRIGQKQPVRVIYLGYANSSQMTCLGLMAKKIMVSQSTSGDVPESGLDVLNQDGDSVEVALARQLVAA, encoded by the coding sequence ATGTCCGTCGATCTTGAAACCGTTCCCGAAACCGCTGCACAGGGCGACCTGCTCGAAGCAGCGGCTTCTCCCCTCACGCTGAGCCTGCAGGACTTCGTTTCCGAGTTCGGCGACGAACTGCTGGATTCCCTCAACCGCGCCAATCCGCCGGTCTACACCGGCCAGCCACGGGCGCATCGGCAGATCGTTCTCGCAAGCCTCAAGCGCAAGCTGTTCCAGGCGCAGGCCGACGTGGTCCATGCGGTTTCCGAACTGTTGGTCGACCGCGGCGAACGTGCCGCGATCGTCAACGGCGAGATGGGATGCGGCAAGACGACCGTCGGCATCGCCACGGCTGCTGTGCTCAACGCCGAAGGCTACCGCCGTACCCTGGTGCTCTCGCCACCCCACCTGGTCTACAAGTGGCGGCGCGAAATCCAGGAGACGGTGGCCGGTGCCAAGGTCTGGGTGCTCAACGGCCCGGACACCCTGCTCAAGCTCATCAAGCTGCGCGAGCAGTTGGGTGTGCCGGCATGGGGTCAGGAGTTTTTCGTCCTGGGCCGCGTGCGGATGCGGATGGGGTTCCACTGGAAACCCGTCTTCACCCGGCATCGCACCCGCCACGGCGACGTGGCGGCGTGCCCGGACTGCGGCCATGTCATCACCGACCTCGACGGCGAGCCGGTCAACCCGGTCGAGCTGGAAGCCGAGGAGTACCGCAGGAAGTGCAGCCACTGCGCCGCACCGCTGTGGACGCTGATCCGCCCGAGGAGCCTGTCCGCCGGTGACCAGTCCTCCGCCGTGCTCAAGGCCCTGAAGCGCATCCCGACCATTGGGGAAGTCACCGCGCAGAAGCTGATGCAGAAGTTCGGTGACGCCTTCCTGGCCTCGATGCTGGGCGACAACATCCACGAGTTCATCAACCTGATGGACGACCGGGGTGAGCTGGTCTTCTCGGATCGTCAGGCGCACCGCATGGAGCGCGCGATGGCGAACATGGAGTTTGGCTTCGGCGAGGGCGGCTACCAGCCGTCCGAGTACATCAAACGCTACCTGCCGCAAGGCACGTTCGACCTGCTCATCGCCGACGAGGCGCACGAGTACAAGAACGGCGGAAGCGCCCAGGGCCAGGCCATGGGCGTGCTCGCGGCAAAGTCGCGCAAGACCTTGCTACTCACCGGCACGCTGATGGGCGGCTACGGCGACGACCTGTTCCACCTGCTGTTCCGAGCCCTGCCGGGGCGGATAATCGAAGACGGCTACCGGCCGACGAAGAGCGGCAGCATGACCTCGGCTGCGATGGCATTTATGCGCGATCACGGTGTCCTCAAGGACATCTATTCCGAGAGCACGGGTACGGCGCACAAGACGGCCAAGGGCACCAAGGTATCGGTGCGCACGGTCAAGGCGCCGGGCTTCGGTCCGAAGGGCGTGCTGCGTTGCGTCCTGCCGTTCACCGTCTTCCTCAAGCTCAAGGACATCGGTGGCAACGTGTTGCCGCCCTACGACGAGGAGTTCCGCGAAGTCGCGATGGATACGGCGCAGGCCGCAGCCTACCGCGATCTGGCGGGTCGCCTGACCCAGGAGCTGAAGCAGGCCCTGGCCAAACGCGACACGACACTGCTCGGCGTGGTCCTCAACGTGCTGCTGGCCTGGCCGGATTGCTGCTTCCGGTCGGAAACCGTGGTGCATCCGCGCACGCGCCACACCCTGGCCTTCGTCCCGGCTCAGTTCAACGAGCTGGAGGTGATGCCCAAGGAGCGCGAGCTGATCGAGATCTGCAAGCAGGAGAAGGCAGCGGGTCGCAAGACCCTCGTCTATTCCGTCTACACGGGCACACGCGATACCACGTCGCGCCTGAAGGTGCTGCTGGAGCAGGAAGGTTTCAAGGTGGCGGTGCTGCGCGCAAGCGTGGATGCCTCCCGCCGCGAGGACTGGATCGCCGAGCAGTTGGACCGCGGCATCGACGTGCTCATCACCAATCCCGAGCTGGTCAAAACCGGCCTGGACCTGTTGGAGTTCCCGACCATCGTGTTCATGCAGTCGGGCTACAACGTGTATTCGCTGCAGCAGGCCGCGCGGCGCTCATGGCGCATCGGCCAGAAGCAGCCGGTGCGCGTGATCTACCTCGGCTACGCCAACTCCTCGCAGATGACCTGCCTGGGGCTGATGGCCAAGAAGATCATGGTCTCGCAAAGCACCTCGGGCGACGTGCCCGAGTCGGGCTTGGATGTCCTCAACCAGGACGGTGACTCCGTCGAAGTCGCGCTCGCCAGGCAACTGGTTGCGGCGTGA
- the traD gene encoding type IV conjugative transfer system coupling protein TraD, with amino-acid sequence MAQSQTVEVLLRPAVELYTVAVCAGAALLCLVAPWSLALSPLLGLGSALAFLTFGVIRLRDAWAILRYRRNIRRLPRYVMTSRDVPVSQQRLFIGRGFRWDQRHTHRLMQTYRPEFRRYVEPTAIYRAARRIEERLEFAPFPISKLAKTLAWDSPLNPTRPLPPVGGLPRLHGIEPHEVDVTLPLGERVGHSLVLGTTRVGKTRLAELFITQDIRRKVNGQHEVVIVFDPKGDADLLKRMYVEARRAGREGEFYVFHLGWPDISARYNAVGRFGRISEVATRIAGQLSGEGNSAAFREFAWRFVNIIARALVELGQRPDYLLIQRHVINIDALFIEYAQHYFEKNEPKAWEVIVQLEARLNDKNIPRNMIGREKRVVALEQYLSQVRIYDPVLDGLRSAVRYDRTYFDKIVASLLPLLEKLTTGKIAQLLAPNYSDLEDPRPIFDWMQIIRKRAVVYVGLDALSDAEVAAAVGNSMFSDLVSVAGHIYKFGIDDGLPGAAVSAKIPINVHADEFNELMGDEFIPMVNKGGGAGVQVTAYTQTLSDIEARIGNRAKAGQVVGNFNNLFMLRVRETATAELLTRQLPKVEVYATALMSGATDSSDPHGNTAFTSNTQDRISSNSVPLIEPAHVVGLPKGQCFALIEGGNLWKVRMPLPAPDPDEVMPKDLQELAGYMRQHYVEAGDWWESQGISGPQDKALPDDLLDDFRQMAAAEEAEA; translated from the coding sequence ATGGCTCAGTCCCAGACCGTCGAGGTGTTGCTGCGGCCAGCGGTGGAGCTGTACACCGTCGCGGTTTGTGCCGGCGCCGCGCTTTTGTGCCTGGTGGCGCCGTGGTCGCTCGCGTTGAGCCCCTTGCTGGGCCTCGGTAGCGCGCTGGCGTTCCTCACCTTCGGCGTGATCCGCCTGCGCGATGCCTGGGCCATCTTGCGCTATCGGCGCAACATCCGCCGCCTGCCGCGCTACGTGATGACCAGCCGCGACGTTCCGGTGAGCCAACAGCGGTTGTTCATCGGCCGGGGTTTTCGGTGGGATCAGCGCCATACGCACCGACTCATGCAAACCTACCGGCCGGAGTTCCGCCGCTACGTGGAGCCGACGGCAATCTATCGGGCGGCGCGGCGAATCGAGGAACGGCTGGAGTTCGCGCCGTTCCCGATCTCGAAGCTGGCGAAGACATTGGCCTGGGACAGCCCGCTCAATCCGACACGGCCCCTGCCGCCTGTTGGCGGACTGCCACGCCTGCACGGCATCGAGCCGCACGAGGTCGACGTCACCTTGCCGCTGGGCGAACGGGTCGGGCATTCGCTGGTGCTGGGCACCACGAGGGTGGGCAAGACTCGCCTGGCCGAGCTGTTCATTACCCAGGACATCCGGCGCAAGGTCAATGGCCAGCACGAGGTCGTGATTGTCTTCGACCCCAAGGGCGACGCCGACCTGCTCAAGCGCATGTACGTGGAGGCCAGGCGTGCCGGACGCGAGGGCGAGTTCTACGTCTTCCATCTGGGCTGGCCGGACATCTCGGCGCGCTACAACGCCGTGGGGCGCTTCGGCCGCATCTCCGAGGTCGCCACCCGTATCGCGGGCCAGCTCTCGGGCGAGGGCAACAGCGCCGCGTTCCGCGAGTTTGCCTGGCGCTTCGTCAACATCATCGCGCGTGCCTTGGTGGAACTGGGGCAGCGCCCCGACTACCTGCTGATCCAGCGTCACGTCATCAACATCGATGCGCTATTCATCGAGTACGCCCAGCACTACTTCGAGAAGAACGAACCGAAGGCCTGGGAGGTCATCGTCCAGCTCGAAGCGCGGTTGAACGACAAGAACATTCCGCGCAACATGATCGGCCGCGAGAAGCGCGTCGTGGCACTGGAGCAGTACCTCTCCCAAGTGCGCATCTACGACCCCGTGCTCGATGGCCTGCGCAGCGCGGTGCGCTATGACCGCACCTACTTCGACAAGATCGTCGCGAGCCTGCTGCCGCTGCTGGAGAAGCTCACCACCGGCAAGATCGCGCAACTGCTCGCCCCGAACTACTCGGATCTCGAAGACCCGCGGCCGATCTTCGACTGGATGCAGATCATCCGCAAGCGCGCGGTGGTTTACGTGGGACTGGATGCGCTGTCCGACGCCGAAGTCGCGGCGGCGGTGGGCAACTCGATGTTCAGCGATCTGGTCTCGGTCGCCGGCCACATCTACAAGTTCGGCATCGACGATGGGCTGCCCGGCGCCGCAGTGAGCGCCAAGATTCCGATCAACGTCCATGCCGACGAATTCAATGAACTCATGGGCGACGAGTTCATTCCGATGGTCAACAAGGGCGGCGGTGCCGGCGTGCAGGTGACGGCTTACACGCAGACCTTGAGCGACATCGAGGCGCGCATCGGCAACCGCGCCAAGGCCGGCCAGGTGGTTGGCAACTTCAACAACCTGTTCATGCTGCGTGTGCGCGAGACCGCCACCGCCGAGCTGCTGACGCGACAACTGCCCAAGGTCGAGGTGTACGCTACGGCACTGATGAGCGGCGCCACCGACAGCTCCGATCCGCACGGCAATACCGCGTTCACGTCCAACACGCAGGACCGAATCAGCAGCAACAGCGTGCCGCTGATCGAGCCAGCGCATGTGGTGGGCCTGCCCAAGGGGCAGTGCTTCGCGCTGATCGAGGGCGGAAACCTCTGGAAAGTCCGCATGCCGCTGCCGGCGCCCGACCCCGACGAGGTAATGCCAAAGGATCTGCAGGAGCTGGCCGGCTACATGCGGCAGCATTACGTCGAGGCCGGCGACTGGTGGGAAAGCCAGGGCATCTCAGGCCCGCAGGACAAGGCGCTGCCAGATGACCTGCTGGACGACTTCAGGCAGATGGCCGCCGCTGAAGAGGCCGAAGCATGA
- a CDS encoding DUF6094 domain-containing protein, with amino-acid sequence MALMFPRLARNFVKNGYFPTDEPTLERALAALAPADGPMCILDPCAGEGVAIAEAAHALGREQVKAFAVEYDAGRAAHARGLVDRCIHGDLMDTLISRQTFGLLWLNPPYGDLSKDANGNIGYQGQGRARLEKLFYQRALPLLQYGGVLIFIVPSYVLDAELVGWLMRHFADLRIYRAVETQFKQVVVFGRRVRQRDQASDSVKAVRGLLLQIGQGDVEAEELPREWPFLPYMLPASPAEPEHFYRVTMEPEQFADEVDRLQGLWPALDTHLGAAQQSLRPPARALSHWHLALALAAGAISGVVRSRTGRVLVVKGDTHKEKTLQTEYTERDDGSVAETRILTDKFVPVIRAWDMTPGSPTRGEVLTIR; translated from the coding sequence ATGGCACTCATGTTCCCGCGGCTCGCCCGCAATTTCGTGAAGAACGGGTACTTCCCCACCGATGAACCCACACTCGAAAGAGCGCTCGCCGCACTGGCTCCCGCCGACGGCCCGATGTGCATCCTCGATCCCTGCGCCGGCGAAGGCGTGGCGATCGCCGAAGCCGCGCACGCCCTCGGGCGCGAGCAGGTCAAGGCCTTCGCCGTCGAGTACGACGCCGGGCGTGCGGCCCACGCACGCGGACTCGTCGATCGCTGTATCCACGGCGACCTAATGGACACGCTGATCTCACGCCAGACCTTTGGCCTGCTGTGGCTGAACCCGCCCTATGGCGACCTGAGTAAGGACGCCAACGGCAACATCGGCTACCAGGGCCAGGGCCGCGCCAGGCTGGAGAAACTGTTCTACCAGCGCGCGCTGCCGCTGCTGCAGTACGGCGGCGTGCTGATCTTCATCGTGCCGTCCTACGTGCTCGACGCCGAGCTGGTCGGATGGCTGATGCGCCACTTCGCCGACCTGCGCATCTACCGTGCGGTGGAGACGCAGTTCAAGCAGGTGGTGGTCTTCGGCCGCCGGGTTCGCCAGCGCGACCAGGCATCGGATTCGGTCAAAGCCGTGCGCGGCCTGCTGCTGCAGATCGGGCAGGGCGACGTCGAAGCCGAGGAGCTGCCGCGGGAATGGCCGTTCCTGCCCTACATGCTCCCCGCCAGCCCGGCCGAACCGGAGCACTTCTATCGCGTGACGATGGAACCCGAGCAGTTCGCCGACGAAGTCGACCGGCTGCAAGGACTCTGGCCGGCGCTCGATACGCACCTGGGTGCCGCACAGCAATCGCTGCGGCCACCGGCGCGGGCTTTGTCACACTGGCATCTCGCCCTGGCCTTGGCCGCGGGCGCGATCTCCGGCGTGGTGAGGTCCAGAACCGGGCGGGTGCTCGTCGTCAAAGGTGATACCCACAAGGAGAAAACTCTCCAGACGGAATACACCGAACGCGACGACGGCTCCGTGGCCGAGACGCGCATCCTCACCGACAAGTTCGTGCCGGTCATCCGCGCCTGGGACATGACGCCAGGCTCCCCGACGCGGGGCGAGGTGCTGACCATCCGCTGA
- a CDS encoding integrating conjugative element protein: MNRMLVTTALGLFTAATATAQSTTERLIVVEDRGGASALPYYQALNPQDAGPDESSAPLPAPRIGSPAEVEAAMLPVRSARLSPGDEPRRVVRAPGLTPLFLVGDDDRSRTWLKQRRTALQELGAVGQVVNVTSPEALAALRRLAPGLTLSPASGDDLAQRLGIRHYPVLITSTGIEP, from the coding sequence ATGAACCGCATGCTCGTCACCACTGCCCTGGGGCTGTTCACTGCTGCCACCGCCACGGCGCAATCGACTACCGAACGGCTGATCGTCGTCGAGGACCGCGGCGGCGCTTCTGCGCTGCCGTACTACCAAGCATTGAATCCGCAGGATGCGGGCCCGGACGAGTCGTCCGCGCCGCTGCCGGCACCCCGCATCGGCAGCCCGGCCGAAGTCGAGGCCGCCATGCTGCCGGTGCGCTCGGCACGGCTGTCGCCGGGCGATGAACCGCGCCGCGTCGTCCGCGCTCCGGGCCTGACGCCGCTGTTCCTGGTCGGCGACGACGACCGCTCGCGCACTTGGCTCAAGCAGCGGCGGACGGCGCTGCAGGAACTGGGCGCGGTGGGGCAGGTAGTCAATGTGACCTCGCCCGAGGCACTGGCCGCGCTGCGCCGCCTCGCGCCGGGCCTTACGCTGTCGCCAGCCTCGGGCGACGACTTGGCCCAGCGGCTGGGCATCCGTCACTACCCGGTGCTGATCACCTCCACCGGCATCGAACCCTGA
- a CDS encoding transglycosylase SLT domain-containing protein, with amino-acid sequence MAAAVSRPSALRAALLLGACVWASAASAQEVPPPAYQIAAQQAGVPSPVLYAVALQESGTRLRGRLIPWPWTLNVAGRPERYATRAQTCAGLRRALAHTPASRIDAGLGQVNLGYQAHRYSHPCELLDPYRNLAIAAEILKEQYVEGEDWLAAIGRYHRPAGGAPAARYRRNVHQHLVRVLGPGTTLFTTKATTP; translated from the coding sequence ATGGCAGCGGCAGTAAGCCGGCCATCCGCGTTGCGCGCCGCGCTCTTGCTCGGCGCCTGCGTCTGGGCATCGGCTGCTTCCGCGCAGGAAGTGCCACCGCCGGCCTACCAGATCGCCGCGCAGCAAGCGGGCGTGCCGTCGCCAGTGCTGTACGCGGTGGCCTTGCAGGAGAGCGGCACCCGGCTGCGCGGCCGCCTGATTCCCTGGCCGTGGACGCTCAATGTCGCCGGCAGGCCCGAGCGCTACGCCACGCGGGCCCAGACCTGCGCCGGCCTGCGCAGGGCGCTCGCCCACACCCCGGCCAGCCGGATCGACGCCGGCCTCGGGCAGGTCAATCTCGGCTACCAGGCGCACCGCTACAGCCATCCCTGCGAGCTGCTCGACCCATACCGGAATCTCGCGATCGCCGCTGAAATCCTCAAGGAGCAGTACGTCGAGGGCGAGGACTGGCTGGCAGCCATCGGGCGCTACCACCGTCCTGCCGGCGGCGCACCGGCCGCCCGCTACCGCCGCAACGTCCACCAGCACCTCGTCCGCGTGCTGGGGCCGGGCACGACTCTTTTCACCACCAAAGCGACCACGCCATGA
- a CDS encoding PilL N-terminal domain-containing protein, with product MPSARPYCRTACGCLALTASLVAGCATTAPSSPPAASSRAVEPASSPPQYIPVVRYGRYTLVELKPTEAQRDLLLQVIDVTLPDTLHATVGDALRHVLQRSGFQLCSGPETDAIDALPLPAAHYRLGPMVLRDALLTLTGPAWNLHADEAARVVCFTPVAMPAEPVRPLPSPAGDADTPAETFPLSEEAQP from the coding sequence ATGCCATCAGCCCGCCCGTATTGCCGGACAGCCTGCGGTTGCCTGGCGCTGACCGCCTCCCTGGTGGCCGGCTGCGCGACGACCGCGCCGTCTTCCCCGCCAGCCGCTTCATCCCGGGCAGTCGAACCTGCAAGCTCACCGCCGCAATACATCCCAGTGGTCCGCTACGGCCGCTACACCCTGGTCGAACTCAAGCCGACGGAGGCCCAGCGGGATCTGCTGCTGCAGGTGATCGACGTGACCCTGCCCGACACCCTGCACGCGACGGTCGGCGACGCGCTGCGCCACGTGCTGCAACGCTCGGGCTTCCAACTCTGCAGCGGCCCCGAAACCGATGCCATCGATGCCCTTCCGCTGCCGGCGGCGCACTACCGGCTCGGGCCGATGGTGTTGCGCGATGCCCTGCTGACCCTCACCGGTCCGGCCTGGAACCTGCACGCCGACGAGGCTGCGCGCGTGGTGTGTTTCACGCCGGTCGCAATGCCTGCCGAGCCGGTCAGGCCACTACCTTCTCCCGCTGGAGATGCCGACACCCCGGCCGAGACATTCCCGCTTAGCGAGGAGGCGCAGCCATGA
- a CDS encoding patatin-like phospholipase family protein — translation MSSSRIGLALSGGGSRAIAFHLGCLRALHDRGILDKVAVLSGVSGGSVIAALYAYSDEPFEAFARRVEAALSRGMVWGIARETLLSFELPKIVVATILAGPAAVLARTLQLTGWLLSLVKLRPKWLVTIAEQILDFAPRFASFTTAFERHLVRCYFGDRRMDAVGRRELSVVINAAELRTETAFRYGSVESGCWRFGRLTDTPHVATAVAASAAFPAFLPALDHYLTFTKNGVETKHRVIVTDGGVYDNLGVSCMLPGRSSEFSTNVFPVDFIIACDAGQGMPSGARRPTFWMSRMLATVITIHRRTQTLTQSLLHRMAASGEIQGFLMPYLGQRDSALPVRPADLVSRDQVIDYPTNFNPMSKGNIEKLSKRGEQLTRCLVDTYAPEL, via the coding sequence ATGAGCTCCTCGAGAATCGGCTTGGCCCTCTCGGGTGGCGGATCTCGGGCCATCGCCTTTCACCTGGGTTGCCTGCGTGCGCTTCACGACCGCGGAATTCTCGACAAGGTCGCTGTGCTTTCGGGGGTCTCGGGCGGCAGTGTCATCGCGGCGCTCTATGCCTACAGCGATGAACCATTCGAAGCTTTTGCGCGTCGAGTCGAGGCGGCGCTCTCGCGCGGCATGGTGTGGGGAATTGCCCGCGAGACGCTCTTGTCGTTCGAACTGCCTAAGATTGTGGTCGCCACGATCCTCGCCGGCCCGGCTGCCGTTCTGGCGCGGACTCTCCAGCTCACGGGATGGTTGCTGAGCCTCGTAAAGCTACGGCCTAAGTGGCTAGTAACGATCGCCGAGCAGATCCTCGACTTTGCCCCACGGTTTGCGAGCTTCACGACGGCTTTCGAGCGCCACCTCGTTCGTTGCTACTTCGGCGACCGGCGCATGGATGCTGTCGGGCGCCGAGAGCTCTCGGTTGTCATCAATGCGGCCGAGCTCCGTACCGAGACGGCATTCCGCTATGGCTCCGTTGAGAGCGGATGTTGGCGGTTCGGCAGGCTGACCGATACCCCGCACGTCGCCACCGCGGTTGCCGCTTCCGCGGCATTCCCTGCATTCCTGCCCGCGCTCGATCACTACCTGACATTCACCAAGAACGGTGTCGAAACGAAGCATCGCGTCATCGTCACGGACGGGGGTGTTTACGACAATCTTGGTGTGTCCTGCATGCTACCTGGGCGCTCAAGCGAGTTCAGTACCAATGTGTTCCCGGTGGACTTCATCATTGCGTGTGATGCCGGCCAGGGGATGCCGTCTGGGGCGAGGCGGCCGACATTCTGGATGTCGCGGATGCTGGCGACGGTCATCACTATCCACCGGCGGACGCAGACGCTGACACAGAGTCTCCTCCACCGGATGGCGGCCAGCGGGGAGATTCAGGGGTTTCTCATGCCGTATCTCGGCCAGCGGGATAGCGCGCTGCCGGTCCGGCCTGCCGACCTGGTCAGTCGTGATCAGGTTATCGACTACCCGACGAATTTCAACCCAATGTCGAAGGGGAACATCGAAAAGCTCAGCAAGCGGGGCGAGCAGCTGACTCGCTGCCTTGTGGATACCTATGCGCCCGAACTTTGA